The proteins below are encoded in one region of Belonocnema kinseyi isolate 2016_QV_RU_SX_M_011 chromosome 5, B_treatae_v1, whole genome shotgun sequence:
- the LOC117172933 gene encoding speckle-type POZ protein-like isoform X1, translated as MLFGGGSFDLQPVHNLCLPGKTVFSSNSGRFKPTHLITDFSRADHLLNYWEPVSSRIKNNFVMSLLDDLHTSYKWILSNCENLLATGNLEIKSETFTLVENQEIEWCLVLKCVESESGVCHCSFHGRWNCVQNRDRIFSLYLQNCKSDKEPVLLNVDFSILNADRDKVFTRKEKIAGVIVNGQKYGFDKFISETVLFSNLLVDKGLIILCEIKPINEGGSGNLLFLKGFDASINDETFSDAVLFLDEKKIYAHKMILSSRSPVFRQMFLTNMKESNSNEARVKNIRIEVFNELLRFMYTGKVEKLNELCLDIFRAAHFYQIDDLTLICENVLRKTLKIENSIDILKLSDEYDAESLKKYCVVFIMKNFKAVMKTPSYLNLYKTHPHLPFELLNEMGAK; from the exons ATGCTCTTTGGTGGAGGATCCTTTGATTTGCAACCAGTCCATAATTTGTGTTTGCCCGGAAAAACTGTCTTCTCTAGTAACTCCGGCCGTTTTAAGCCAACCCATCTTATCACCGATTTCTCCAGGGCAGATCATCTTCTCAACTACTGGGAACCAGTTTCGTCTAGAATAAA AAATAATTTCGTGATGTCTTTGTTGGACGATCTGCATACGAGCTACAAATGGATTTTGTCAAATTGCGAAAACCTGTTAGCTACAGGTAATCTGGAAATAAAATCAGAAACATTCACATTGGTCGAAAATCAGGAAATAGAGTGGTGTTTAGTCTTAAAATGTGTTGAAAGTGAATCAGGGGTATGCCATTGTAGTTTTCATGGTAGGTGGAACTGTGTTCAAAATCGTGATCGGATTTTTTCACTTTaccttcaaaattgtaaatcagACAAAGAACCTGTTTTATTGAATgttgatttttccattttaaacgcTGATCGTGATAAAGTATTTActcgaaaagaaaaaattgcaggTGTGATTGTTAATGGTCAAAAATACGGGTTTgacaaatttatttctgaaactgtATTGTTTTCCAATTTGTTGGTAGATAAAGGCCTTATAATTCTGTGTGAAATTAAACCAATCAACGAAGGCGGTTcgggaaatttactttttttaaaaggattcgaTGCCTCCATTAACGATGAAACTTTTAGCGATGCTGtactttttttagatgaaaaaaagaTATATGCCCACAAAATGATTCTTTCCTCTAGAAGTCCAGTATTTCGACAAATGTTTTTAACCAATATGAAAGAATCGAATTCTAATGAAGCCAGGGTAAAGAATATTAGGATCGAAGTTTTCAACGAATTACTAAGATTTATGTATAcgggaaaagttgaaaaattaaatgaactatgcttggacatttttagagCAGCCCATTTTTATCAAATCGACGATCTTACGTTAATTTGCGAAAACGTTTTGCGAAAGacgttaaaaatcgaaaattctatagATATTTTGAAACTCAGCGATGAATACGATGCAGAATCTTTGAAAAAGTATTGTgtagtttttattatgaaaaattttaaggctGTGATGAAAACACCTTCATATCTGAATTTGTATAAAACACACCCGCATCTTCCTTTCGAATTGTTGAACGAAATgggagcaaaataa
- the LOC117172933 gene encoding speckle-type POZ protein-like isoform X2 produces the protein MSLLDDLHTSYKWILSNCENLLATGNLEIKSETFTLVENQEIEWCLVLKCVESESGVCHCSFHGRWNCVQNRDRIFSLYLQNCKSDKEPVLLNVDFSILNADRDKVFTRKEKIAGVIVNGQKYGFDKFISETVLFSNLLVDKGLIILCEIKPINEGGSGNLLFLKGFDASINDETFSDAVLFLDEKKIYAHKMILSSRSPVFRQMFLTNMKESNSNEARVKNIRIEVFNELLRFMYTGKVEKLNELCLDIFRAAHFYQIDDLTLICENVLRKTLKIENSIDILKLSDEYDAESLKKYCVVFIMKNFKAVMKTPSYLNLYKTHPHLPFELLNEMGAK, from the coding sequence ATGTCTTTGTTGGACGATCTGCATACGAGCTACAAATGGATTTTGTCAAATTGCGAAAACCTGTTAGCTACAGGTAATCTGGAAATAAAATCAGAAACATTCACATTGGTCGAAAATCAGGAAATAGAGTGGTGTTTAGTCTTAAAATGTGTTGAAAGTGAATCAGGGGTATGCCATTGTAGTTTTCATGGTAGGTGGAACTGTGTTCAAAATCGTGATCGGATTTTTTCACTTTaccttcaaaattgtaaatcagACAAAGAACCTGTTTTATTGAATgttgatttttccattttaaacgcTGATCGTGATAAAGTATTTActcgaaaagaaaaaattgcaggTGTGATTGTTAATGGTCAAAAATACGGGTTTgacaaatttatttctgaaactgtATTGTTTTCCAATTTGTTGGTAGATAAAGGCCTTATAATTCTGTGTGAAATTAAACCAATCAACGAAGGCGGTTcgggaaatttactttttttaaaaggattcgaTGCCTCCATTAACGATGAAACTTTTAGCGATGCTGtactttttttagatgaaaaaaagaTATATGCCCACAAAATGATTCTTTCCTCTAGAAGTCCAGTATTTCGACAAATGTTTTTAACCAATATGAAAGAATCGAATTCTAATGAAGCCAGGGTAAAGAATATTAGGATCGAAGTTTTCAACGAATTACTAAGATTTATGTATAcgggaaaagttgaaaaattaaatgaactatgcttggacatttttagagCAGCCCATTTTTATCAAATCGACGATCTTACGTTAATTTGCGAAAACGTTTTGCGAAAGacgttaaaaatcgaaaattctatagATATTTTGAAACTCAGCGATGAATACGATGCAGAATCTTTGAAAAAGTATTGTgtagtttttattatgaaaaattttaaggctGTGATGAAAACACCTTCATATCTGAATTTGTATAAAACACACCCGCATCTTCCTTTCGAATTGTTGAACGAAATgggagcaaaataa